TTGCGCAGCTCCGGGCAGCAAACATCTGGGCCTAGCCCATTTTCACCCCGAGACCGCTCACAATTTCTGCAAAAGCTGGACCAGCTCATTCAGCAGCTGAAGCGAGATGGGTTTGCGGTTTAAGTAAGGTGCAGATAGCCAATAAAAAAGCGGGCCAGATGGCCCGCTTTTTTTGTATCTAACAGTGCTCGGTGAGCCTATTCGCCGCCCGGTTTACCACGGAAGCTTTTGCCGCCGCCTGGTTTACCTTCGCTACGTCCACGACCTTCACCGCCACGGTAACCGCCGCCATCACGGTTTCCACGGTTTGGTGCGCGACCTTCGCCGCCTGGTTTGCCTTCACCAGCTGGTTTGCCTTCGCCGCGGTATCCGCCGCCGCCGCCGCCGCCACCACCGCGGAAGTTGCGCTTGTTACCGCCGCCGGCTGGACGACCGCCGCCACCACCGCTACCGCTGCGTTCTGGGTTGCCGTCGATGCGAGTGATGGTGATTGATTTTTCACCAGTCCCGTTTTCTTTGACAACTTCCATGAACTTATCAGCGAGTTTTGGATCAAGTTCGAAGCGGCTATCAGCATCAAAGATACGGATAGAGCCGATGTCTTTTTTCGCGATATGACCTGCACGGCAGATCATTGGCAGAAGCCAGCGAGGTTCTGCATTGTGTTTGCGGCCAACGTTCAGACGGAACCAAATGCCTTCACCAAATTCTTTGCGTGGCTTCACATCGCGTTCTGGATCGAACTTGGAGCTTGCAAGCAATTCTTCTGGTGCAGGCAGACCTTTGTGGATCTGACGCATGTAAGCTGCTGCGATCTGTTCTGCTGAGAATTTTTCCAGCAGATCCTTGATCATCGGCAAATCTTCTTCAGCCGGAAGCTCCTGAAGATCTGTTGAAGCAAGGATACGATCCCGATCACGGTCACGAATTTCTTGAGCAGTAGGAGCTGAGTCCCATTCTGCTTTTACCTTAGCAAAGCTAAGCAGGCGTGTTGCTGAACGACGACGTGTGTGCGGCACAATCAGAGTACAAACACCCTTACGACCTGCGCGGCCAGTACGGCCTGAGCGGTGCAGAAGTGTATCTGAGTTGTTTGGCAGATCAGCGTGGATCACAAGATCAAGGTTCGGCAAATCAATGCCGCGGGCTGCAACATCGGTTGCCACACAAACGCGAGCACGGCCATTACGCATAGCGCCAAGGGCGTGGTTACGTTCTGTCTGGCTCAACTCACCAGATAGGGCAACTACAGCAAAACCACGGTTTCCGAGACGCGCAGAAAGGTGTTTCACCATTTCGCGAGTGCCACAGAAAATGAGAGTGTTTTGGGATTCGTAGAAGCGAAGGACGTTGATGATCGCGTTTTCGCGGTCATTTGGTGCAACTTGCATTGCACGGTATTCGATGTCTGCGTGCTGTTCGCGATTAGTCACAGTAGAGATACGTTTTGCATCGCGTTGGAAACGCTTTGCTAGTGTCTCGATCGGTGCTGGAACAGTTGCAGAAAAGAGCATTGTACGGCGTTCTTCCGGGGCTGCGCCCAGGATAAACTCCAGATCTTCACGGAAGCCCAAATCCAGCATTTCGTCAGCTTCGTCGAGGACGACTGTGCGAAGTGAGGATGTATCAAAAGAGCCACGCTCAATGTGGTCACGTAGACGGCCAGGTGTGCCGACTACGATATGTGCGCCACCGGAGAGCTCACGGCGTTCGCGGCGCATATCCATACCACCAACACATGTGGTGATACGTGCGCCAGCTTCGCCATAAAGCCATTCCAATTCGCGGCTCACCTGTAGGGCAAGTTCGCGGGTTGGAGCGACACATAGTGCGAGAGGTTTTTTGGCCCGCTCCATCCGCTCTTCAGTTCCAAGGAGTTCCGGAGCCATGGCTATGCCAAATGCTACGGTTTTACCGGAACCGGTCTGCGCGGATACCAAAAGGTCTTTGCCTTTAAGTTCCGGATCGAGAACAGCTGCTTGAACTGGTGTAAGAGACGTGTATTCGCGCTTTTCCAAAGCTTTGGACAGCGCTGGGGCAACCCCTTCAGGTATCGTCATTTAGTGTTCTTTCGAGGAGGGTCATTATTAATAAAGCAAGAGCTTTGTTGCCCTACCCATCGCTTCCGCTCACTCATGGGAATATGAGGCGGCAAATGGCAAGCGAGCTCTTTTCTTCGAGGGCCTTTTAGTCCGACTTGCTCAAAAGGTCAATGTAATAAGATAAATAGATATGAAAGACGCATGTTATTTGACGATGATGACCGCTATTTGATCAATGGTTTGGAATATATTTCACAGGGATTGAGCGGGGTATAAAAATTGATGAATTATATCTTCCAGAATTAGGCACAGCCGTATTGCGATAATTGCGTTGTACTGCCAGTGGGATAGAAAATTGCCTTTGTCTGCTGTGTTCTGCTTTACTTGCACGTCGTGTGTTTGCGTTTTGATTACAACAGAACTAAAGGGAACGTAATGTTCGCTTGGAGCTGTCATGGATCAGGTTTTGAATTTCTTTTCTGCTATGCCTTCGTGGTTCGGCGTTGTGCTGCTTGTGTTATTTGCAGTAGGCGGTCGGCTCTTTAAGGACAATTGGAAAACACAGGGCGCAGGCTGGAAACTTCGTTGCTGGATGTATGGCCTGATTTCGGTTCTCAGTTTTTCCCTTATGGTTTTTGGTGTTTTTGATTTCAGCTGGGCCTCCGCATAACACCCCGATTGCGGAAAACTAGTTTTAAGACCCTTGGTATATGTTTGCTCCCAAAAGGTGGTCGGCCCACCGGAAAATGCCAATGGGAGCTTGTATTATGTTTTCTAAACCGTCTTTGCTCAGAAGAGGAATAACGGCCAAACTATTTGGTTTAGCGTTTGGGCTGCTCTGCCTCTCCCTCATCAGTTGGCTCAATTTGAACGTGTCTTTTGTGGTTCAGTTTGGTCTGATTCTATGGTGCATTACCCTTGGCGGATTAGTGGCCCTGATTGGTGTTCTAAATTACCATCCCCTTCTCAAGTCAAGTATGCCGAGCTGGTTCTCAGGCGGGTTCATATGTGGTTGGATGAACTTGCTGTTGTGGCTGATAGGTGGGGATAGTCTGACGTCTATTGGTCAAGGCCTATTTCCGACGCTTGGAAGCTTGTTCCTTGGTGTTGGCTTTGTTGCAATCGGCGTTGCTTTTGGTTTGGTCTCCGGTTTCTTTGCGACTCTGATTGGTGGTGAGGGTCCGGATGCTGCCCGTGATTACCGGGTAGATAAATAAACGGCGGATACAAAAAAAGGGGCCGTGCGGCCCCTTGTGCAATCTGTATTGTTACAGCGCGGCTTATACTGCGCTTTGCTCTTCCATGGCCCGCTTCCGCTTACATGGCTGAAGCTTTTCACGGAGTGGGCTGTTTGGATCGATTTCGCGTTTGCAAACCACACAATGGTCAGCGCCTTCAATTGCATTTAGGCCGCCACAACTGCCTGTGATTGGCTTGTTTCTGAAGACAGCACCTATTGCCATTCCAGCGACAATGAGGATCAACACGATAAATGCGATGATGAAAGTTGCCATTGTGTTATTCCGTTAGTTTTTTGCAGACTGCTCAAATTTCCGAAACGCGCTGGATGAGCGTGTGATGAAGCGGTTATTCTCTCGTACGATGAAGAAGACCGCCATGCCTTCTCGTTCAGCTAATGCCATGCCGCGTTCGTCTCCCATGGCAAACAGTGCCGTCGCAAGTCCGTCAGCACGCATGGCACTGTCGGCAATTACGGTCACTGATGCAAGCTTATGGTCGATTGGACGGCCTGTTACCGCATCAAGAATGTGTGAGAGACGTTTGCCCTCCACCTCCTTGTAGTTGCGGTAGTCGCCAGAGGTTGCAAGGCCTTTGTCGCTTACTCTGACGATTTGTTGAACTGTTCTCGTCGTGGAATCCGGTTTTTCAATTCCTACGGCCCACGGCTCATTTTTCGAGTTATTGCCTTTTGTGACAAGATCTCCGCCGATTTCGACCAGATACTCGTTGATGCCGTTTTGTTCTAGAACAAGGGCAACTTTGTCAACGCCGAAGCCTTTGGCAATGGCGGACAGGTTGACAGCGGTGTCTGGATTGACTTTGCGTAGGGCAGGGGGATCTGTCTCAAATTCGAGCATGGTGCTCATGCCGACAGAAGCGAGGGCTTCCCTGACTTCAATTGGATCCGGCTCTGGAGGCGTATCCTGTTTCGGTCCAAAGCCCCAAAGCTCAATGAGCGGTGCTAAAGTTACATCGAAACGACCACCAGTTTGATTATGAATACGCAATGCTTCCCGCATGACAATGCTGAAGTCACGCGAAATTGGTGTCCATTCTGTGCTGGTGGACTTGTTGAAACGGCTGACTTCCGAGGCTTTATCCCAGTTGGACATTGCCTTGTTGACTGCTAGGAGTGCTTCGTCCACCTGCTCTTGCAGGTCTTTTTGTGTGGCTTTGGAAGATCCCTTGATGGCTTTGACATTGTATGTCGTGCCCATCGTCTTACCAGCGAGAACGATCTCATCTCTGCTGTTTTCGTTAGGAACACAAGCCGTAACGAAAAGAAGTACAAGAGCTGTAACGAGGAAGCGCATTCTGGCCTCAGAGGTTGTTCATTTCCCCGCGTAATCGGCCTTATCTGTGTTTCTGTCAAGTCAAATAGGGTTTGATACTTGATTGGCGAAGAACAGGGATAGTTGATCACTACAAGGTATTAAGTGAAACTACGTCACTGTGAACAGTTAGGGGAAAACTATTTTGGCGGGAAAAAATCGCTAAACCACATTGTTAACGCAACGTCAATATTGCTAATAACTATTGAAGTTTGAGGTATATCAGGGTATTCGCCCGGATAAATCCGTAGGAATAGCTGACCGCACCGCACTTTGATGCTATGCGGGCGGCTACTCCAACTCGGAGCCGTGGATGAGTAGTGTTCAGCAATGCTCGGGCTTTGTTGCTGAAAATACAATCTATGGTGGGATTTATCTCGGTTCGGCTTGCCAAGTCAATGTTCCGCATGCGCGGCATTTTGTACGTTCGTAGTACGACTTAACGCTAATACCAGCAGATATCCCGCGGACATCTAGTGGTTTGTCCTATAAAAAGCCTGGCAGGGTAAGGGATGAAGATTACAAAAGGATTGGATCTGCCAATTACAGGCGCTCCGAACCAAGAGATCCACAAGGGTCAGATGGTTCGTCGTGTTGCTGTGAATGGTGGGGATTACAATGGTTTGAAGCCTCGGATGCTGGTCGCTGAAGGCGATCGCGTCGTAAAAGGTCAACCGCTTTTCGTCGATAAACGCTCTCCTGAAATCAACTATGTTGCTCCAGGTGCTGGTGTTATCGAGGCAGTCAATCGTGGTGCGCGTCGCGTACTGGAAACCATCACCATCAAACTTGACGAGGGTGACGAACAGCAAGTTTCCTTCTCGAAGTTTGAAAATAGTGCTTTGGCAACTCTTGATGCTTCCGTCATTCGTGAGCAACTTGCCAAATCTGGGCTTTGGACGAGCTTCCGCACTCGCCCATACTCAAAAGTTCCGGTTTTTGAAACGCAGCCGCGTTCGATCTTCGTAACTGCGATGGACACCAACCCGCTCGCTGCGGATGCTGGTGTGATCATCAATGCGAATGCAGGCGCTTTCGAAGCTGGTTTGCATGTTGTTTCCAAGTTGACCGATGGCCGGACATTCGTTTGTCACAGCCCTAAAGATCAGCTTCCGGGCGCAGCACTTGCTGGCGTTCAGATGGAAAGTTTTGAAGGTAAGCATCCAGCAGGCAATGCGGGTACTCACGTTCACTTCCTCGATCCGGTGAATGAAAACAAGACAGTCTGGACCATCGGATATCAGGACGTGATTGCCATCGGTAATCTGTTCCTGACGGGTGAGCTGGATGTTTCCCGTTGCGTTTCGATTGCAGGGCCAATGGCGACTAAACCACGCCTTGTAACCACGCGCATTGGTGCAGACCTTGGTGACCTACTTGCTGGTGAGATGGACAAAAACACTCCAGTTCGTGTTGTTTCCGGCTCAGTATTGTCTGGCACCATTGCTGTTGATCAGTTTGCCTTCCTTGGGCGTTACCACACACAGGTAACTCTGATGGAAGAGGACCATAAGCAAGATGTCGTTGGTTGGGTTCGCCCATTCATGACGAAGTGGTCCAATCTCAATGTGCATCCTTCCGGTTTCTTCCGCGACAAGCTGAAGTTTCCGTTTGGTACCAACAAGAACGGTTCCATCCGCGCAATCGTTCCGCTTGGCACCTATGAAAAGGTTATGCCGCTCGACATTCTTCCAACTCAGTTGCTCCGATCCCTGATGGTTCTGGATACAGACACCGCGCAAAAGCTTGGCGCTCTTGAGCTGGACGAAGAAGATTTGGCGCTGTGCACGTTCATCTGCCATTCCAAGAATGAATACGGAGCTGCGTTGCGTGCAAATCTTGAAAAAATCGAGAAAGAGGGCTAACCCGTGAGCTTGCGCGATAAGATTGATAGCATTGCGCCGCTCTTTGAAAAGGGCGGCAAATACGAGAAGTTCTACGCCATCTATGAGATGGTGGACACTTTCATCTACACACCAAAAACAGTGACCAGCGTTGCCCCACATGCTCGTGACCATGCTGACCTGAAGCGTGTCATGACCTATGTGGTGCTGGCAACGATCCCTGCGATTCTGTTTGGTATGTACAACACTGGCCTGCAGACAAATGCAGCGCTCGCTTCCATGGGCATTACTGAGCCTGCTGGTTGGCGTGCGTTTATTCTATCCCTGCTAGGCATTGGCTTTAACCCTGACAACTACTTCGCAAACGTTGCTCACGGGGCCTTGTACTTCCTGCCGATTTATATCGTAACGCTTGGCGTTGGCGGTATGTTTGAGGTGATCTTTGCCACGGTACGCGGGCATGAAGTCAACGAAGGGTTCTTCGTTTCTTCCATGCTCTACACGCTGATCCTGCCAGCTTCCACGCCGTTGTGGCAGGTTGGTCTCGGTATCGCGTTTGGTGTGGTCATTGGTAAAGAAGTCTTTGGTGGTACTGGCAAGAACTTCCTCAACCCGGCTCTTGTTGGTCGTGCGTTCCTGTACTTCGCTTATCCGGCAGCAATGTCCGGTGACTCGGTCTGGACGCCGGTAGATGGGTTCTCCGGTGCGACTGCGCTGGGTGTTGCCGCTGCTGACGGTATGCAGGCGTTGGCAAACAACGGCATTACATGGATGAGTTCTTTCGTAGGAACCATTCAAGGGTCCTTTGGCGAGACATCGACCATCTCGATTACGCTCGGTGGCATCTTCCTTGTTGTGACCGGTATTGCCAACTATCGCCTGATTGTTGGCTGTCTGGCTGGCATGATCGGCTTTACGTTGTTGCTGAATGCCGTTGGCTCTTCAACCAATCCAATGTTTGCAATGCCTTGGTACTGGCATCTGGTCACTGGTGGCTTCATGTTTGGCCTCGTGTTCATGGTAACTGAGCCAGTAACCGCTGCGATGACCAATCCGGGCCGTTACATCTACGGTGTTTTGATTGGTGTGATGTGCATTCTCATTCGTGTCATCAACCCAGCCTTCCCAGAAGGCATGATGCTGGCAATTCTGTTTGGCAACATCTTCGCGCCGCTCATCGACTACTTCGTTGTGAAGGCGAACATCACACGGAGGATGAAGCGCCATGCCTAATGCACAGTCTAACAGCGCAGCACCAACAGGGCTTTGGGCACGCTTTAATGCGATGCCTCTGGACTCTGCGCCGCGTACAATCACAGTTGCAGTTGTTCTTTGTCTTTTCTGTTCGATGATTGTTTCTGGCGCTGCGGTGATGTTGAAGCCTCAGCAGGAAATCAACAAGACGCTGGATAAAAAGACCAACATCTTAAAAGTTGCGGGCCTTTACCAGGAGGGCGTTGACGTAGAAAAGGCGTTTGCAACATTTGAGCCGCGTCTCGTCGATATGGAAACCGGCAAATTCTCGACAGCTGCTGATGTTGCAACATACGATCAGCGCAGAGCCGCCAAGGATCCTGCACAGAGCCTTGTTCTGGAAAACGATCCGGCAAGCGTTAAGCGTAAAGCAAAACTGGCTTCCGTTTACCTGACCCGTGATGCGTCTGGCGGTATTGAGCGTATCATCCTGCCTGTTCATGGTTACGGTCTTTGGTCTACGCTTTACGGTTTCATCGCACTGAACGCTGATGGCAACGAAGTGTACGGCCTGCGCTTTTATGAGCATGCCGAGACTCCGGGCCTGGGCGCTGAGGTGGATAATCCAAAATGGATGGCACAGTGGCCGGGTAAGCTGGTTTACGGCGAAGACGGTAATGTTTTGATTGGTGTTGGCAAATCTGCACCTGCGGGCGTTGATGCAAGCAAATACCACATTGATGCGATTGCCGGTGCGACGCTTACATCTCGCGGTGTCGATAACCTCGTCAAATTCTGGATGGGCGAGCAGGGCTTCAAGACCTTCCTCGACAATCTGAAAAAAGGAGAGGCGTAATGGCTGGTTCCGATAAGTCCATGCTTCTCGATCCTTTGATCGATAACAACCCGATCACGCTTCAGGTTCTTGGTATATGTTCCGCTCTTGCGGTAACGTCTTCTTTGAAAGTAGCCATGGTGATGGCGATTGCGGTGACGCTGGTAACGGCGTTCTCCAACTTCTTTATCTCCCTGCTGCGTAATCAGATCCCGTCTTCCATCCGCATTATCGTGCAGATGGTGATCATCGCGTCCCTCGTGATTGTGGTGGACCAGATCCTCAAGGCGTATCTCTATGAGATCTCCAAGACACTTTCCGTGTTTGTGGGCCTGATCATCACCAACTGTATCGTGATGGGCCGTGCAGAAGCCTACGCCATGAAAAACCCACCAATCCCGTCCTTCCTGGATGGTATCGGCAATGGTCTGGGGTACTCCCTGATCCTGCTGCTGGTTGGTGTTATTCGTGAGCTGTTTGGTGTTGGTTCTCTGTTTGGAGTGCAGATTCTGGAGACCGTAAATAACGGTGGCTGGTATGTACCAAACGGATTGCTGCTTCTGCCGCCTTCTGCGTTCTTTGTGATCGGCTTGCTGATCTGGGGTTTCCGTACATGGAAGCCTGCTCAGGTTGAAAAAGTCGAATACGAGATCATGGCTGAAGAGGGAGCGCACTAATCATGGAAGGTTTGGTCTCTCTCTTTGTCAAGGCGATCTTTATTGAGAACCTTGCACTCTCCTTCTTCCTTGGAATGTGTACATTCCTTGCGGTTTCCAAGAAGGTCGAAACGGCTCTTGGTCTTGGCATTTCCGTTGTTGCGGTTCAGGCGATTACTGTTCCAATCAACAACCTGCTGTACTCCACTTTGCTGAACGATGGCGCGTTGGCGTGGGCTGGTTTGGGAGGCGTGGATCTGCGCTTTCTCGGCTTGATCTCCTACATCGGTGTAATCGCGGCTGTGGTGCAGATTTTGGAAATGTTCCTCGATCGCTACGTCCCTGCGCTTTACAATGCTCTGGGTATCTTTTTGCCGCTGATCACCGTGAACTGCGCCATCATGGGTGGTTCATTGTTCATGGTGGAACGTGACTACAACTTTGCTGAGGCCTCCGTTTACGGTGTGTCCTCCGGTATTGGTTGGGCGTTGGCGATTACTGCAATGGCTGGTGTGCGCGAGAAGCTGAAATACTCTGATGTTCCTGAGGGGCTTCGAGGTCTTGGCATTACCTTTATTACTGCTGGTTTGATGGCTATGGGTTTCATGGCTTTCTCCGGCGTGAAACTGTAAGGGGCGGCTGGAAATGGAAGAATTTGCAGCGGGTATTTCCCTCTTTACTGTGATTGTTTTTGCCCTCGTGATCATCATTCTTGCTGCACGTAAGAAGCTGGTCGCTGCGGGTAATGTGAACATCATCATCAACGGTGAGAAGACTATTTCCGTTCCTGCGGGCGGTAAGCTTCTCAACGTATTATCTGATCAGAAGATCTTTGTGCCCTCTGCCTGTGGTGGTGGTGGGACCTGTGCTCAGTGCCGTGTGAAAATTCACGATGGTGGCGGGTCCATTCTGGCAACTGAAGAAGGCCACATCACGAAGCGCGAAGCGCGCGATGGTGATCGTCTTTCTTGTCAGGTTGCTGTGAAACAGGACATGAAGATTGAAGTTCCTGAAGAAGTGTTTGGCGTTAAAAAGTGGGAGTGTACAGTTCGCTCCAACAATAACGTTGCGACCTTCATTAAGGAGCTGGTTCTTGAGCTGCCAACTGGCGAGAATGTTGATTTCCGCGCGGGTGGTTACATTCAGATTGAATGTCCACCTTACGCGATCGACTTCAAGGACTTCCACATTGATGAAGAATACCGTGGCGATTGGGATCACTTCAAGTTCTGGGATCTGAAGACCAAGAACGACGAGCAGGTTACCCGTGCGTACTCCATGGCGAACTACCCTGAAGAGCAGGGTATCATCATGCTGAACGTGCGTATCGCGACACCTCCGCCACGGACTGAAGGGCTTAATCCGGGCATCATGTCCTCCTACATCTTTAACCTGAAGCCGGGTGATAAGGTGACGATCTCCGGTCCGTTTGGTGAGTTCTTTGCTCGCGATACGGATAAGGAAATGGTGTTTGTAGGTGGTGGTGCTGGTATGGCACCGATGCGCTCGCACATCTTTGACCAGCTTCGCCGCTTGTCTACAGATCGTAAAGTTACCTTCTGGTACGGCGCGCGTTCAGTCCGCGAAATGTTCTACGTTGAAGATTTCGAAATGCTGGCTCGCGAAAACCCGAACTTCACATGGCATGTGGCTCTTTCTGATCCGCAAGATGGTGATGACTGGGATGGTTACACCGGGTTCATTCACAACGTGCTCTTCAATGAGTACCTGAAGGACCATGTAGCTCCAGAAGATTGCGAGTACTACATGTGTGGCCCTCCAATAATGAACCAATCCGTGATCAACATGCTAGTTGATCTCGGCGTGGAACGTGAAGACATCATGCTGGATGATTTCGGCGGTTAAGCGTTGAGATCAAAGTGAGAATTGAGAAGCCGGTTCCTGTGATGGGGATCGGCTTTTTTGTATATTAAATATGCAATTCACAGTTGTGTATCATTACTCATTTGACATATACGTGCATTCTGCAAATAAAATTATTCAAGTTCTTTTTGGTGTTGATGTGATCAAGAAAATTATCGCTATAATAGGTCTGATATTTCTCTTTACGGTATTACATATGGTGTTTTCAGCACTTGCAGTAGGTGCAATAGTTTACGCTTATTTCAAGCAGATTGAGTTGCATCTGGATGAGACATATTATTTGGTTGGAGTACTTATTCTTGTCTTTCGCATGGCATTACCCGGCTTTGTAATTGGGCTTCTGGTTTCTGGCCGTAACATTCGAGAGCTGAGTTGGAAGTATGTTATGGTGGTGTCAGTTTGCTGTAGCTTGTCACTTCTTTTATTGGACATCGGTCTTTTATGGGGACAGCTTGGATTGCTGGGAGAAATATTAGGTCAGGATGTCTCGAAGTTTATGCGTCTTGATTTTGTACGACTTATGTTGCTCGGCGTAATCTACTGGGTTGTGATTGGTTTTGGGGTTGGACTTGCTGTTCATTTTCGTAAAATTCTTTTTAAGAAACGAGTAAAGCAAATTGCTTGTTTAACTCTTTGATTGTTGGACTAATGATTTTGTCTCGAAGTTTGATGTCCCTTTATTTAAACAGAATACGCGGTTAGCCCGCAAAATTTTGTCTCTCAAAAATATTTATTTGACCTTATTGTTAGGTCAACGATCCGGGCGCATGATGGAGAGTGTTGACGTCGGTTTTTCATCACAAGACACCCAGCACAGCCTAGAGTTTTCTAAAATCCAACTGTTTGAATGCGGTTGAAATAAATATTTTTGGTTCACACTTGCAAGCTGGTAATTTTGTCATGTGAGGTTTGGTATGACGCATAACACTGCTCTGCTTATCATTGCTTGCCAGAATGACCATTTTCCGGGTGGGAAATTTGAGCTGCCCAAGCAGATGGAAGCAGCCGGAAATATTGTCCAGTTGCTTAAAGATGCAAGGCAACACCACGAGTTCGTCATTCACATCAAGCACGTCTATAAAGACCCAAATTCTCCCTATATGGCGGAGGGGTCCTTCGGTGCGGAGATCAACAAAATGGTCACGCCCAAAGCTGAAGAAGCTATTGTCACTAAATACAATTTCAATAGCTTTGAAGGGACGAACCTAAAGTTTCTTCTGGACGATCATAAAATTGATGATCTGGTGATCTGCGGGTCGATGACCCAGTACTGCATTGTCGAGACAGCACGAACCACCTTGGAACTAGGGTATCCAGTGACGGTCGTCTATGATGCTTGTGCTGCGAGTTGCATGGAGTTCCGCGGGAGAGAAGTCTCGGTTGATGATGTTCAGGCCTCCATTATGGCATCCCTGATTTTTGCCAATGCCAGCGTGCTTTCTACCGATGAGTTTTTGATCCTTCCGCATTAAGAGGTTTTGTTGAGCTGGCCGAACCGCCGGCGATAGTCTCCAGGGCTGAGTCCCATTGTTTTTTGAAAGACCTTTCTAAATGCGGTTGGGTCTTCGTACCCGACATCCCATGCGATCTCATTAAATGAACGTTTTGTTTGTTCCAACTGCTGGCGTGCACTCGTCACTCTCAAAAGCTGAAGATACGTGTTGGGGGTATGGCCAGTCGCTGCCTCAAAGCGACGTAGAAATGTTCTGCCGGTGAGACCGGATTTCTCTACCATGTCAGGAACTGCGAGCTTGTATTTGAATTCGGACTGGAGCCAATGCTGTGTTTTTAAGACGGCCTCATCGCCATGGGTCAGTTTGGGATAAAAGGTGCGATAGTGCTTCTGTTCGCGGCCTGAAGGGTCAATCAAAAAACGACGTGACACTTCCAGCATTGTTGCATGGCCAGCAAATCGATCTATCAGCCGAAGACCAAGGTCTGTCCAAGCCATTACGCCGCCTGCTGTGATCACATCGCCTTCATCTACAATCAGCTTGTCCGTATTCAGCAGC
The window above is part of the Pseudovibrio sp. Tun.PSC04-5.I4 genome. Proteins encoded here:
- the nqrE gene encoding NADH:ubiquinone reductase (Na(+)-transporting) subunit E, with product MEGLVSLFVKAIFIENLALSFFLGMCTFLAVSKKVETALGLGISVVAVQAITVPINNLLYSTLLNDGALAWAGLGGVDLRFLGLISYIGVIAAVVQILEMFLDRYVPALYNALGIFLPLITVNCAIMGGSLFMVERDYNFAEASVYGVSSGIGWALAITAMAGVREKLKYSDVPEGLRGLGITFITAGLMAMGFMAFSGVKL
- the nqrF gene encoding NADH:ubiquinone reductase (Na(+)-transporting) subunit F; amino-acid sequence: MEEFAAGISLFTVIVFALVIIILAARKKLVAAGNVNIIINGEKTISVPAGGKLLNVLSDQKIFVPSACGGGGTCAQCRVKIHDGGGSILATEEGHITKREARDGDRLSCQVAVKQDMKIEVPEEVFGVKKWECTVRSNNNVATFIKELVLELPTGENVDFRAGGYIQIECPPYAIDFKDFHIDEEYRGDWDHFKFWDLKTKNDEQVTRAYSMANYPEEQGIIMLNVRIATPPPRTEGLNPGIMSSYIFNLKPGDKVTISGPFGEFFARDTDKEMVFVGGGAGMAPMRSHIFDQLRRLSTDRKVTFWYGARSVREMFYVEDFEMLARENPNFTWHVALSDPQDGDDWDGYTGFIHNVLFNEYLKDHVAPEDCEYYMCGPPIMNQSVINMLVDLGVEREDIMLDDFGG
- a CDS encoding isochorismatase family protein; translated protein: MTHNTALLIIACQNDHFPGGKFELPKQMEAAGNIVQLLKDARQHHEFVIHIKHVYKDPNSPYMAEGSFGAEINKMVTPKAEEAIVTKYNFNSFEGTNLKFLLDDHKIDDLVICGSMTQYCIVETARTTLELGYPVTVVYDACAASCMEFRGREVSVDDVQASIMASLIFANASVLSTDEFLILPH
- a CDS encoding GlxA family transcriptional regulator, which encodes MTNSTELSSLCILSYPGAQLSAVYGLMDMFNAANQSSARKINAIILNKEQLSTDEQANFAAIILPPSLDSDHPDASPQLLEWLKAQHASGAILCSICVGAVVLAETGILNNRPATTHWAITEEFAKRYPQVLLNTDKLIVDEGDVITAGGVMAWTDLGLRLIDRFAGHATMLEVSRRFLIDPSGREQKHYRTFYPKLTHGDEAVLKTQHWLQSEFKYKLAVPDMVEKSGLTGRTFLRRFEAATGHTPNTYLQLLRVTSARQQLEQTKRSFNEIAWDVGYEDPTAFRKVFQKTMGLSPGDYRRRFGQLNKTS